Within Paenibacillus sp. RUD330, the genomic segment GATGCTCCATGTTCCGAGCGGAGCCCCCTTGAACGAGACATTCACCCTATCCTCGCCCATTTTTCCTTTGAGCTCCAGATTGTCGGTCTTGACCGTGTAGGTGCCGTCTCCGTTGTCCATGTACTGGGCGCTGCCCGCCTCCCCGGCCATGGCGGTCACCGCCTGATCGCGGACCTTGCCTCCGAGACCCTTCAGATCCTGCAGGTTGTAGCCGCTGTACAGCACGAGGCCGATGACGATGACCGCCGCAAGCGCCCATTTCGCCACGGTCCGCACGATGCCGATGACCAGCAGCAGGATGACGAGTCCTACCGCAAGCACAAGCCAGTTCTCCTTGAAAAAAGTGCTCCATGTCTCATAACCGTAACCCAAGCTGTCCATGACGCGCCATGCCCCCTGTCGCATATCCGCGTTCCCCGGGCCGGCATCCGGCCCCGCGGTCAATAGTCCCATTATAACCGACGCTGCCGGGAGCGTAAACGCGGCCGGAGAGGCGGCCATAAAGCATATCCTGTCCCGCAAGGGCGTACAAGTAGTAAAGTCCTGAACAAGCCGAGTCCGCAAGCCTGAAGGAGGGCAACAACGTGAGAACCGCCATGTGGCTGTACCTGTTTTTATTCGTCGCCTTTTTCGATCTGCATGCCCAATATCCCATCCTGACTCCGTACGCCGTCTCGCTGGGGGCCGCTCCGTCGTTCATCGGGCTGATGATGGGCATGTACTCCCTCACCCATCTGCCGGGCAACATCATCGCCGGCTTCGGCATCGACCGCTTCGGCAGCCGCATGTTCATCGTCTTCAGCCTGCTCGGAGCCGGCGTCATCCTCCTGCTGCAGGCTCAGGTCACGAATCCATGGCAGCTGCTCGTTCTCCGCTCGATCAGCGGCTTCGTCCTGGCCTTCCTGTCCCCTGCCTGCAGCGCCTTGCTGGCCAGAATGGCGACGAACGCTCTCCAGCAGGGCAGGCTGATGAGCGGCAGCGGCTTCGTCCACACGCTGGCGTCGGTCGTCTCGCCCGCTGCGGGGGCCTTTCTCGTAGCCCGGATCGGCTTCTCCAGCGCCTTCTACCTGCTGGGCTGGATCTTGATCGGCACGAGCATCTGCGCGCTTCTGTTCATCCGCGACCGCAAGGAGACGGCCATGCTCCCGGCGGGTCCCCGGTCCTTGAGCCACGCTCCGCCAAAAGCGGCGCTCGCTTCGGCGGCCGCCGTTCCCGCCGGCGATTCCGGCGGCTTCCCGTGGATCGTCTTCCTGCTTCCGGTCGCCATCAGCTGCTCGCAAGGCATTCTCAGCTTCGAGCTCCCGCTCATGTCCACCACTTCCGAGGGCATGATGCGAACCGGATGGCTGTTCTCGGTCGTAAGCGCGGGCGGCCTCATCACCTTGAGCATGCTGTTCCTGAACCGAATACCGGCTTTCCGCCGCACGCTCTGGGGCGCCCTGCTGCTGGCCATCGCCTACTTCGGCATCGCAGCCGGATTCAACGCCCCGCTCGTGTCGCTGCTTCTCGTCGTCGGCATGGCCAAAGGCGTCATCTTCCCCGCCCTCTCGACGCTGCTCATCGAGCTCAGCGGAACCGAGCGCTACGGCCGCACGTTCTCGATCCTGTCGATCGCCTTCTCCATCGGAGCTTTCCTCGGGCCAATGATCGCCGGCCAGGTCCGGCATCTCGTCTCGCCCTACTACATTTCCTTCGTTTTCCTCATGCTCGCTGTCGCTGTCCTTCCCTTCCACGGAGGGGGCGGCCGGAACCGGATTCCTGCGGCTCCATCCGCCCAATTGCCGAGGACTGGGTGAATGCACAGGGCGGGTACCATCCAGGTACATATACTGAACCATGTCTGACGGACCGCCAGCACGTTGCCCGCGGGCCGGCGGCCGGATGACCCCACCAAGCAGCAAAGGGGTGACCAATACAATGTCTTATGTCGAAGGTGCAGGTGTAGGCTGTGCTCCCGTAGGCGGAGCAGTGGGAGGAGTCTGGACTTCCACTGGCGCAATCCTCGTTCTGTTCATTCTGCTCGTTATCATCATCAGCAGCTTCTGCTTCTAATGACGATATGAGAACTGGTTTCCCGCTCTCATAAAACTTGAGGCCTGCCGAATTCGGCAGGCCTCCTTTTTTTGGGGCAAAGACAACCGGACAGCGTTGAATAACCGGCGGTCCAAGGTTAATCTTAGTGGATAAGGAGGCGATTCCCGTGGAAGAAGCCGTCATCATCGTCGAAGGCAAGAACGACCGGAGCCGCCTCCGGCGCGTGCTGTCGGAAGAAGTCCCGATCCTGTGCACCTTCGGCACTCCGGGCTCGAAGCAGCTGGAGACGCTGCGCAAGCAGGCCGGCGGCAGCCAGGTCTACATCTTCACCGACAACGATCCATCCGGCCGGCGCATCCGCGGCATCCTGCGCGACGAATTCCCGGACGCCGAGCATATCTATACCCGGCGCGGTTATCCCGGCGTCGAAGGAACTCCAGAGGAATATTTGCTGGAGCAGCTTCTCAAGGCGGGCTTCGAGTCCGAGCTCATCTTCCCCGATGCGGGACCGGAGCCTCGCTGGTCCAAAGAGGACGGGCTCTAGGGGCACGAGCCGTTCCGGTGCGGCTGCCCCTCCCTTCGTTAGCGATTCGGCCAGCTTCCATCGGAATCGGCAGGAGCTTCGCTCTGGCGCAAAGCGCCCTGCCTCTTCGGCTTGCTCTTGCCGGCGGCTTTTATCGTGGCCGGCTACGCAGGTTCCAGCGATTGGAGGAGCGGCGGCTTGCCGAGCGGTCTTAGCTGCAGCGGGCTTGCTGCAGCGGCCTTGAGCAGTTGAGCGCAGCGGGCTTGCCGCAGCGTTATCGAGCCTAGCGCAGCGGGCCTGCTGAGCGGCTTTGCCCTTCCCAGCGGCCAGCGCGGTCCAGCGCATGGCCGGCTCGCTCCTTCCCCGCTGCATGGCCAGCGAAGGCGGGCCGCCGCATCCGGAAAAGCGTCAGCGGTCGCCTTTGAAGCCGGGTTCCTGCCGCTCTGTCGCCAAGTTCAGAGGAACCCGGGTTCAACAGCGATTGGAGGAGCGGCGGCTTGCCGAGCGGTCTGGGCACTTAAAGCGCAGCAGACTTGAGCAGTCAAGCTTTGGCCGCCGCTAAATCTGAAGCAGGGCAATGACCGCTGTCACCGTGCCGATGCTCAAGATCGTCGAGAACAGCACCGCCTGCGAAGAGAACTCCGGCTCGTTGTCGAACTCGACCGCCAGCAGCACGCTGCTGAGCGAAGTCGGCACCGCCGAGCTCACGATGAGCGCCTTGGCCGCGAGGCCGTCGATGCCGAGCAGCCAGACCGTCAAGGCGGCCAGCGCCGGGCCCGCCGCCAGGCGAAGCGCCAGGGAAAGACCCAGTTCGGCCGTCTTCCCCTTGCCGCTGCCGCGCTTCATGCTCCCGAGCTGCACGCCGAGCGTCAGCAGAGCCGTCCCGATGAACGCATTCGCCACATAATCGAGCGGCGTCGCGAGATAGACCGGCATGCCGACGCCGAAGCCGCGCAGTGCAAACGCGAGCGGAATCACATAAATGACCGGCTGCGACAGAATCGTGCGCCGGATGTCGCGGAAGCTGCTTTTATGCGCATTGACGCTGTAGATGCCGTATGTGTTCGGCAGCAGCGACTGCATCATCATGATGAGCACCTGGATCGACAGCGTGAACGGATTCGCAGCGAAAGCCAGCTGGTTGAGCGGAATGCCGTAATTGGCGCTGTTGTAGAACAGGACGCTGTTGCGCATCGCCGCCTTCATGCCCCCTTGGAATCCCCTCATCCTGATCACGATCTCCACAAGCGCGTACTGGAACGCCATGAACACGCCGAAAAACAGCAGCACCTGGCCGATCAGCGAAAACGGAATATCGGTCGTGTACAAAAGCTTGAAAATGACGGCCGGCGAAAAGAGATAAAAGTTCAGCTTGGACAGCGTGCGGATGTCCAGCACGAAAATCCGCTGCAGCACGACCCCGATCAGGATCATGACGCATAGCGGAATGATGTTGTGAAGCAGGATCGAGCCGAGCAATGCCATGCGTGCCACTCCTTCCCTCAGGTCCAAAAAAAATTCCTGCAATTTCTTGCAGGAATGGGACTGCCAAGCGCCCTCTCGGAAGAGGCTTATTTTTTCAGCAGGCTTTTGACGGCGGTCACGATGGAATCCGCCTTTTGGTCCGGCGTCATCGATTGATCCATGCCGCCGGTTATGTATTTGCGGATATTGCCCTTCTTGTCGATCAGCGTGAACACGTCGTTATGGCTGTAATTGCCGTCGGCATCCTTAAGCAGGGACAGGCCGTAATCCTTGACCAGCTTGGCCGTAGCGGCTTCGTCCGGATTGCGCAGGAACAGCCAGCCCGCCGGGTCGGCATGGAATTTGGAGGCGAAGGTCCGGATCGCCTCGGGAGTGTCGCGCACCGGATCGAAGGTGATGGACATCAGCTCCGCCTTGTCGCCGAACAGCCCTTCCTCCTTCAGCTTGTCCTGAACCTTGGACAGGATGAAAGTCGTAGCGGGGCAGACGTCCGGACAATGAGACCAGTAGAAATAAGCGACGCGGACTTTGCCGTCCGAATCGGCAAGCTTGACTTCCTTCCCGTCTTCCAATGCGTTCTGAAGCGTGAACTCGGGCGCAGGGCTGTTTTGCGGAAAATTGACGGCTTGCGTGCTGTCTGCCCGGCTTGAAACGAGCAGATAGATGCCCATGGCGGCGCAAAGCGCGAACAAGGCGATTTTGAAGGCATGCTTGCGGATGAATGGCAACGTTTACCTCTCCTCTTATGTAAGTAAAGCCTGTCCGGGCGGACAGGCATGTAAGACCATCAAGGCAGGATGCTTGAAATGAACGCCGCGCCAGGCTCCCTGTACGTGTTGGCGATCATGAGCAGGAAAACGACAAGCAGGTAGTTGACGGAAATAAGGAAATTGACCTTGGCCCATTTCTCGGTTTCCTGTTCGGTTTTCGCGCGCATGCCGGTCAAGGTGTGGGCGAACCAGATGACGGTAAGCAGCCCGGAAACCCATAGGAACCATTGGCCCGTGTAGCCATAGGTGTAGAGCAGGATGACGGTAGGAATGAGCAGCAGCACATAAGGAATCATCTGCAGCTTGGTCCGCTTGATGCCTTTGACGACCGGCAGCAGCGGATAGCCCGCTGCGCGGTATTCCTCTACGCGGCGAATCGCCAGCGACCAGAAGTGGGCCGGCTGCCAGAGGAATAGGAAGGCGAAGAGCAGCCACGCTCCGGCATCCACCTGCCCGGTGACGGCGCAGTAGCCGATGACCGGCGGCATCGCTCCGGATACGCCCCCGATGGACGTGCTCCAGGTCGAGCTCCGCTTGAGCCAGATCGTATAGATGACGATATAGACGAACCAGCCCAGCAGTCCCAGCCAGCCGGAAAGGACGTTCACCAGGGTAAACAGCACGGCAAGGCCGGCAATTCCGAGAATGATGCCGTAAGTAATGACGAATCCCGGCTTCAGCCGCCCTGTCGGCAGCGCGCGGTTGCGGGTCCGCTCCATCTTGAGGTCGAGCTCGCGGTCCCAGTAATTGTTAATGACGCAGGCAGAAGCCATCGTCAGTGAAGTTCCGATCAGCATCCATAGCAGCTTCAGCCAGTCGATGCTCCACTGGGAAGCTACCCAAAATCCGCCAAAAGCCGCGAAAGCGTTCATGCGTACGATTCCGGGCTTGGTAAGGGCAATCAAGTCTTTCCACACAGTCGTGCGCCTCCTGTTTTTGGAGCGCAAAAGCGCATTGCGCCTAAGGGCTTCAGTAGTCAACGGTACTAATGATACCGAAAATGAATGCTTGTGACAATGTAAGGGAAGGCAAGTTCATGAATTCGACATGCCAATGAAGACTATTTGTTGACGAATGCTGCCGGACCTTGCCTCCCCGGGCTGGCCGCAGCTTTCTTTTTCGAGTCGAAAACAGGCACATCTCGCGGTCCCCGGCATACAGTAAGGTGTGGTCAGGAGCCCAGGCGGGAGGGCACCGCAGCAACAGCAGGCCGCAGGCTCCCGCAAAAGGAGCGTGAACAGGAACAATGGCTGTCATCAAGACCAACGATGCGGACACCAAGCTGCTTGCCCGGCTGATGCGGGCGGAAGCGGAAGGGGAGGGCGAGCTCGGCATGCTGATGGTGGGCAACGTCGGCGTCAACCGGGTACTCGGCAACTGCCTCGATTTCCGCAATATTCGGTCCATTCCGGACATGGTGTACCAGAGTCCCGGAGGATACGAGGCCGTCCAGAAGAGCTACTTCTATCAAAAGGCCAGGGACAAGGAAATCCGGCTGGCCAAACGCGTCATCGGCGGGGAGCGCCAGCATCCTGCCAGCAACGCCCTATGGTTTTTCAGGCCGTCGGGAGACTGCCCCGATACCTGGTATAACCAAGGCAATACCGGGCGCTACAAAGCGCACTGCTTCTTCGCGCCGACCAGCGGCGACTGCCCGGACGTGTACTGACCGAAATCAAACATCTATCCAGAGAGAGCGGGGAAACCTTTCATGTCGAATACTTATGACTTCGATTACTATCGTTCTTATGGCGCCTACGGCCATCCATCCGTCGGCGGCGCCGGCACGGGCTACGGCCAGCCATCCGTCGGCGGCGTCAATGCCGCCATGTACAGCCATGACGGCATGATGATTCCGGGAGCCGCATTCATGCAGATGCCTCCGGGCGTTCCGAGCGGATCCGTCATCACGCCCAATGCCGGAACGATCACGACCGTTCCCGCCCGCGAGGAATCGTATGTCGAGAACATCCTGCGCTTGAACCGCAGCAAGATGGCGACGTTCTATATGACGTATGAGAACAACAAGGAATGGAACGCCAAAATTTTCCGCGGCGTCATCGAGGCGGCAGGCCGCGACCATATCATTATCCGCGATCCCGCTACGAATATGCGCTATCTGCTCCTGACGCTGAATCTCGACTATGTCACCTTTGACGGCCCGATCGCCTACGAGTACCAGTTCCAAGGACAGACGATCTCCAATCTGACGCCCGAGACGGAGCGTTAAGCCAAAGGAAGCCGTCCAAGCGAAGGCTTGAACGTCCACGCATGGATGCGGGAACGCCCCCCGGCGACCATCCCGCCAATGCCAGACCATGGAGAACGCTCCGAGAGGCGTTCTTCTTGGCATGCCCGCGCTTCCTCCTCCGAGGCCGCCGGCCATATTTCGACGAACAGATTCGGCTGGTCCGCGCCCTCGTACAGAGATACAGGCACGCCGCCTTCGGCCAGCCGTCCGATCAAGGCCAGGTAATCCGCACGGGCTTCCTCCTCGATGCGGTATTCGACCATCAAAGCATAGGCATTCATTCCGATTTCTCCTTGCACCATCAAGTTTCTCCATCCTAGCATGACACGGGCCCTCAGCCCAAGCCCGACATAAGAAACCATCGACGAGGGCATAATGGAAAGACCGGAAGCGGGGGCGTCTAGGCCGCTTCCACAGCCATTTGAACTCTTCAGGAGGTGCTTGGACTGGATACAGGAACGCATCTGGTCGCCGGACTGGGACTCGCCGGGCTCTCGACCGTCGATCCGGCCGTCGCGGGAAACCCGAGTCTGTTCGCGGCCGTTCTGGCGGGCACGATCATCGGATCGCAGGCTCCGGATCTGGACGGCTTCCTTCGGCTCAAAAGCAATGCCGTCTATATCCGCAACCACCGCGGCGCCTCTCATTCCCTGCCCGCCGTCCTCATCTGGACTACGCTGATCACGGGAGCGATCGCTTGGGCGTATCAGGGCACGCTGCCTTGGCTGCATCTGGCCGGGTGGGTGCTGCTCGCGGTATCGGCCCATGTTTTCTCGGATTGCTTCAATACCTACGGAACCCAGGCGGCAAGACCCTTTACGGACAAATGGATTTCGTGGAACATCATCCACATTTTCGATCCGACTATTTTTACCGGCCATGCGATCGCCTTGCTGCTCTGGGCTTTCGGGATATTCCAGCCGCAGCTCATCTTTCCGGTGCTGTACGGCCTGCTCGTAGCCTATTACGTCTGGAGAACGCAGGTCCATCGAAGCGTGGCGAGCAAGCTGCCGGCGCTGGACGATTCCCATGCCGGAGGAGACGCCTATATTCTCATCCCGACGATTACGCTGAACAATTGGAATGTAGTCAAGCGGCTGGAGGACGGAAGCTTCATGATCGGCGACTTGCGCAGGGGCGAGCTCAAATGGTCCGGCAGCGCGCGCTGCATGGAGCATCCCGCGATCGACCAGTCGAAGTTCGACGCATCCGTCAAAGCGTTCCTCTACTTCACCTCGTTCGCCTGCTCCGAGGTGCTGGAGCATTCGTACGGCTACGAGGTGCGATGGTTCGATGTGCGCTATCGCCACCGCAAGCAATACCCGTTCGTAGCGGTCGTTCTGATGGACAAGGATTACGCCACGCTCGGCTCCTATGTCGGATGGCTGAGCGACGAAAGGCTGCAGAAGAGGCTGCGCATGAACACCTATTGAGCTTGCTTCCATTAAAAGAGCATCCCGAAGCGGTTGACCGCAGAAGCCCCTTGCTTCACAATAAGAGGGGCTTTTTTAATTGGTTCCCGCAGGCTAGAGCGGCAAAAAAAGAAGCCCAAGGTTTCCCTTGAGCTTCCCCTTTTTTATCTTCCCGCTCTTAGCGGTGTTGTTGGCCCGACAGTTGTTGCTCGGCGATTTGCACGAGTTTCTTCGTGATGTAGCCGCCGAGGGATCCTGCATCGCGGGTTGCTACGTTGCCGTAGTATCCGTCTGCTGGAATTTGTACACCCAGTTCTTGTGCTGCTTCGAATTTCATTTGCTCAAGGGCTTGTTTTGCACCTGGTACGACCAGTCTGTTGCTTCCGCTGTTGTTGCTTGCCATTGTAATTGCTCCTTTCGAAGTTCGCACTTTGATGTGTGTGTTGCAAGCTTGCAAGCTTATTATGTTCCGTTTCGAAAGTTCTATTCTACGGCTCTTCAAATTTTCTTCCTCATCCTAATCTGAATCGGGAGGCCTACCGCCATGTCCAAGCCCCTTGCCTTGATTTACTCTCTGCTGTCCTGCGTTCTCATGGTAGCGACCGCAATCTCCATCAGCTTCAGCGCCTGGCTGGCCATTACGCTGGCCGTCGCCACGACGGTGTTCATCGGCCTCGGCTTCATGCTCAAGTCGCGTCTCAAGCGTTCTTGAACGGCCGGATATAGACAAACAAAAAGGGTGCCTCCCGGACAAGCTCCGAGGAAGGCACCCTTTCGGCATTTTCGCCGACTTCCAGCTCACGGCTTCAAGAAGCCCATTCTTTCCTTGACGCCCGCAACGATGGCATCGGCTTCGGCCGAAGCTTTCTCGGCGCCGCGGCGCAGCACATCCTCCAGCTGACCGGAGCTGCGGATATCGCGGTAACGCTCCTGCAGCGGCTCCAGGACGGCAATGATCTGCTCGGCCAAGTCTTTCTTGAACGGACCGTAGCCCTGTCCTTCGAACTTCGCTTCTACTTCTTGCAGAGACAGGCCCGACATCTGCGAGTAGATGCCCATCAGATTGCTGACCTCCGGCTTGGAGGAAAGGTCGTGCAGGACTTCCCGGCCCGAATCCGTCGTGGCGCGGCTGATCTTTTTGCGGATGACGTCGGGCGGATCCAGCAGCGCGATGAAGCTGCCCGGATTCGGATTGCTTTTGCTCATTTTTTTGGAGGCGTCGTCAAGCGACATGATGCGCGCGCCTACCTTCGGGATATAGGGCTCGGGCACGGTGAAGAAATCGCCGAAGCGGCTGTTGAAGCGCTGCGCCAGATCGCGGGTCAGCTCCAGATGCTGCTTCTGGTCGTCTCCGACCGGGACGAGGTCGGCGTTGTAGACGAGGATGTCCGCCGCCATCAGCGACGGATAGACGAACAGGCCTGCGCCCACGGAATCCTTTCCGGCTGCCTTGTCCTTGAACTGCGTCATCCGCTCCAGCTCACCCATCGAGGTCAGCGTCGTCAGAATCCAGCCCAGCTCGGCGTGAGCGCGCACATGGGACTGCATGTAGATGGACGCCCGCTCCGGATCGATGCCTGCGGCGAGGTAGATCGCGGCGATCGACTTGGACTGCTCGCGCAGCGCTTCCGGGTCTTGAGGCACGGTGATGGCGTGAAGATCCACGACCATGAAGTAGCATTCATGCGTTTCCTGGAGCTTGACGAAGTTCTGCAAAGCGCCGATATAGTTGCCCAGCGTCAGCTGGCCGCTGGGCTGAATGCCCGAGAGGACTTTCTTCATTGGAACCAAGCCTTTCTGCGGTAGATTTTGGAAAAGACAAAAAGGCCTCTCCTCCGCAAGGGACGAGAGACCGTGGTGCCACCCTAATTCGCCGGATAATATCCGGCCTTGGATCCGATAACGTGGATGACCCGGGGAGACTGGCTCCCGGCTCCAGAGTCCATTCGGCGCCTTCCGATCCCGCCGGCTTCTCAGCTCCCGCCGGCTCTCTTGGGGAATCTTCGCTTACAGCGCCTACTTGTTTCTGTTCACAGCCATTTGCTTACCCCGATTATAGCCTCCTCCCCCCAAAAGTCAAGGGCGTCCGTTCTGCTCCTTGGCCGCCGCGCATAGATTGGTACAGGCCGCATCGGCCCTATTACCGGACCGAAGAAAGAAGGCCTTGCATGACGCCTCAGCGCCTAGTTCCGCTCCTGACCGCAGCCGCCTCCATCGGAGCCGCCGCTGCCGCCTTTGCCGTCGTCCATAGAGATGCGGGAATATCGGGAGCCGATATCCAGCCGTTCAAAACGGTATTTATCGGCATCATCCTCGAGGCTCTTCCCTTCGTCCTGCTCGGAGTGCTCTTCTCCGCCATCCTGCAGGTGTTCGTGCCGGACGAGCTGATCCGCCGCCTGATGCCTTCGCGGCCGCTTCCAGCCATTCTGATCGCCGGGCTGGCCGGCATTCTGTTTCCGCTGTGCGAATGCGGCATGATTCCCGTCGTCCGCCGCCTCATCCGCAAAGGCATGCCTGCAAGCGCAGGCATCACGTACATCCTTGCCGGACCGGTCGTGAACCCGATCGTATTCTACTCCACGTACAGCGCCTTCGGGAGCGCGCCGGCAATGGCCTTCGCCCGGACCGGGCTCGCTTACGGCGTGGCCGTGCTGACCGGCATCCTCGTCTGGAAGTCCATGCGCGGCAATCCGCTCAAGGCCGATCTCGCTTCCATGTACGGCGCTGCGCCGGCTCGGCGTGACGAGCTTCCCGCATCAGCGGGCAGCAGGCTCGTCAGCATGATGGGCCATGCCTCGGACGAGTTTTTCGATATGGGCAAATACCTCATCTTCGGCGCCGCGCTTGCCGCCCTGTTCCAGACCGCGGTCAGCCGCTCCATGCTCGAAGAGCTCGGGGGCAGCCAGCTCTATTCGCATCTGTTCCTGATGGGGCTTGGCTTCCTGCTGTCGCTCTGCTCGACATCCGACGCCTTCGTCGCCGCTTCCTTCGGCGGCAGCTTCGAGCATGGCGCGCTGCTGGCGTTCCTCGTCTTCGGACCGATGATCGATATCAAAAGCCTGATGATGCTGCTCGCTTCGTTCCGCACCCGCTTCGTCCTTACGGCGGCAGCCTCCGCAGCGCTGCTGGTCTTGGCCGGCTCCTGGATCGCCGAAGCGCTGTTCTTGTCCTGATGGAACCCGATTGCGAGAGGAGGCTGGTCCCGCATGCAGCCGGAATACCGTACGAAAGCCTATCACCAACTCGCCCGCTCCCTCATCATGGGCTTGTTCGCACTCTATATGACGGGTCTGGCCAAGACGGACTCGCTCGGCCAGTTCGTCGAATCCGGCGCATATGCGGGAATCAAGCTGTCGGCAATCGCGCTGTATGCCATGGCCGCATGCCAGCTGTACGCCGCGATCTCCTTGCTTCGAGGCGACGACATCCAGGCCGACTGCGATTGCGGCGCCCATTCGCCGGGTAAGGCGGGACCGCTTCAATGGGCGATGTACGCCCTTTTTCTTCTTCCCCTCCTGCTCGGCATGCTGCCCGATCAAGGCAGCCCGGCAGGCTGGCAGCAGGAGAAGGGAATCCACGATCACGGCGGCAGCCAGCCCGCTTCTCCCCCATCCGCTCCTGTTCCCGAAGAGAAAGCGGACCTGCAGCCGTCGCCGCATTCCCGTTCTTAAATGGAAGCCGCCTTCTTTATGGAAATAAAATGCGCGTGAAAATTTCCCATGCATATATTTGGAAACAATGTGCGCATACTACCTCCAGACCACTTAGGAGGTGAATTCCATGGCAGGATCCCGCACCAACCGCCTCGTCGTTCCAGGCTGCCAAGCAGCGCTTGAGCAAATGAAATTCGAAGCCGCGCAAGCACTCGGCATCCAAATCCCGCAAGACGGCTACTACGGCAATATGGCTACCCGCGATGCCGGTTCCCTTGGCGGCTACATAACGAAGCGCCTCGTTGAAATCGCCGAGCAGCAGCTCTCCGGCAGCGCAGGACGCATGCGCTGATTCCCGTACGGAATCGAACGCGCGCCGCATGCCGGCGCGAGCGCCAATCAGAAAAGAACAGCCTTTGTCCTCATCGGACAAAGGCTGTTCTTTTGGGGGCGTTGCGATGAACGGGAGCGTTCAGGCCGCTTGCGAGATGATCCCTGCGTTCCGCATTCATGTTCATTCCTGCATGGAGAATTCATCCGATTCCATCGGATGGTCCGCACGGCATCGTTGGAGGGAATCGTCCACTGCCTTGCGGCGGATGGTCCGGACGGCTACTCTTCGGCCGCCTCCTTGCGCTCGTACAGCTTCGGATGCTTGGGCTCGAACCGGAACGGGGAACTCGCCAGATTGTAGTTCGACTCGCATAACATGCTCGCGGACCAGCTGGATGCCGTTGCCGTTCCTTGGCGGACCGAGAAGTCGTACAGAATTTCCCCGTGCGTCCATTCCTTCTTGTGCTTGAGGGCTTCGACGGCCATATGCCGGAATTCCTGCACCTGGGCTGCCGTCAGCCCTTTCGGCGAGAACGCGGCCGAATTATTTTT encodes:
- a CDS encoding permease — protein: MTPQRLVPLLTAAASIGAAAAAFAVVHRDAGISGADIQPFKTVFIGIILEALPFVLLGVLFSAILQVFVPDELIRRLMPSRPLPAILIAGLAGILFPLCECGMIPVVRRLIRKGMPASAGITYILAGPVVNPIVFYSTYSAFGSAPAMAFARTGLAYGVAVLTGILVWKSMRGNPLKADLASMYGAAPARRDELPASAGSRLVSMMGHASDEFFDMGKYLIFGAALAALFQTAVSRSMLEELGGSQLYSHLFLMGLGFLLSLCSTSDAFVAASFGGSFEHGALLAFLVFGPMIDIKSLMMLLASFRTRFVLTAAASAALLVLAGSWIAEALFLS
- a CDS encoding O-methyltransferase — encoded protein: MNPYGSAPLARQVDYVFRQLETELTHASAGTVLIHIRNNTVGKYGIRHNPIELKNNSAAFSPKGLTAAQVQEFRHMAVEALKHKKEWTHGEILYDFSVRQGTATASSWSASMLCESNYNLASSPFRFEPKHPKLYERKEAAEE
- a CDS encoding DUF1980 domain-containing protein → MQPEYRTKAYHQLARSLIMGLFALYMTGLAKTDSLGQFVESGAYAGIKLSAIALYAMAACQLYAAISLLRGDDIQADCDCGAHSPGKAGPLQWAMYALFLLPLLLGMLPDQGSPAGWQQEKGIHDHGGSQPASPPSAPVPEEKADLQPSPHSRS
- a CDS encoding alpha/beta-type small acid-soluble spore protein encodes the protein MAGSRTNRLVVPGCQAALEQMKFEAAQALGIQIPQDGYYGNMATRDAGSLGGYITKRLVEIAEQQLSGSAGRMR